A window of Halostella salina contains these coding sequences:
- a CDS encoding Rrf2 family transcriptional regulator, with translation MSSIELTPSQKTILNALINLHRETEDAVKGEDIADEVDRNPGTIRNQMQSLKALQLVEGVPGPKGGYKPTATAYEALEIQQMDEPAAVPLQHEGENVTDANVEEIDLSSVHHPELCRAEIHLQGSVRDFHEGDSVTVGPTPLSKLQIKGEVDGKDDTSNILILRIEEMRAPAGEPEH, from the coding sequence ATGTCATCGATCGAACTGACGCCCAGTCAGAAAACAATTCTCAACGCGCTTATCAATCTCCACCGGGAGACCGAAGACGCGGTCAAGGGCGAGGACATCGCCGACGAGGTCGACCGGAATCCGGGGACGATCCGCAACCAGATGCAGAGCCTGAAAGCACTCCAGCTCGTCGAGGGCGTTCCGGGACCGAAGGGTGGGTACAAGCCGACCGCGACCGCCTACGAGGCGCTGGAGATCCAGCAGATGGACGAGCCGGCCGCCGTCCCGCTCCAGCACGAGGGCGAGAACGTGACCGACGCCAACGTCGAGGAGATCGACCTGAGCAGCGTCCACCACCCCGAACTCTGTCGCGCCGAGATCCACCTGCAGGGGTCCGTCCGCGACTTCCACGAGGGCGACTCGGTCACCGTCGGCCCGACGCCGCTCTCGAAGCTCCAGATCAAGGGCGAGGTGGACGGCAAGGACGACACCAGCAACATCCTCATCCTCCGGATCGAGGAGATGCGGGCACCCGCGGGCGAACCGGAGCACTGA